One genomic segment of Primulina tabacum isolate GXHZ01 chromosome 9, ASM2559414v2, whole genome shotgun sequence includes these proteins:
- the LOC142504490 gene encoding exocyst complex component EXO70A1-like codes for MDYYVALYLKECWEKLLVVLGEEDPVLFDGGRAIDRDLVKRRIGMLCDAFDDMYKKQSKWVLSDKGLRLKTCHASLLKRLLFHLISAICKKNLPEFDMGNHVRYTADGLENLINSLFQMKLGKFEGMNCKDIIGIMKNVVIDHFSSTPAAA; via the coding sequence atggaTTATTATGTTGCTTTGTATTTGAAAGAATGTTGGGAGAAACTATTGGTGGTTTTAGGCGAAGAGGACCCAGTGTTGTTCGATGGGGGCAGGGCCATTGATCGTGATCTGGTCAAGAGAAGAATTGGTATGCTCTGTGATGCCTTTGATGACATGTATAAAAAGCAATCCAAATGGGTACTTTCGGATAAAGGGTTAAGATTGAAGACATGCCATGCCAGCTTATTGAAAAGGCTATTGTTCCATCTTATAAGTGCTATTTGCAAAAAAAATTTGCCGGAGTTTGATATGGGAAACCATGTAAGGTACACAGCTGACGGCCTAGAGAATTTAATCAATTCTTTGTTCCAGATGAAACTGGGAAAATTTGAAGGCATGAATTGCAAAGATATAATTGGCATAATGAAGAATGTTGTTATCGATCACTTCTCCTCAACCCCCGCAGCAGCATGA
- the LOC142556727 gene encoding (R)-mandelonitrile lyase-like, which yields MAEIPYFFLPPFFVFLMFNTLIFLPRLYSQQSPAYMEFVSNATEFPSEDYYDYIIVGGGTAGCPLAATLSEHYRVLVLERGGVPHGQPNLMTQNGFLQTLMEVDAYDSPAQAFTSEDGVPNARGRVLGGSSAINAGFYSRADQNFYQRSGINWNLRVVNKSYDWVEKTIVFRPELKSWQSAVRDGMLEAGIDPYNDFRLDHVLGTKIGGSTFDSFGTRHSSADLLNHANPSNIKVVVHASVERVLLASSSSYSNAKQSAIGVVFRDQMGRYHHAMVVNGGEVLLCAGALGSPQLLLLSGVGPRPYLASWGIPIAHHSPYVGQFLYDNPRNGISIVPPNPLDHSLIQVVGVTSLGAYLEAASNIIPFASPAQPVFIRNPGTSVYLTVATLMEKIIGPLSAGSLTLSSTDVRVNPTVRFNYFNDPGDLERCVNGTRKIGDILRSRALDDFKFHEWFGTREFRYVGPELPVDQSNEGEMREFCRRTVSTIWHYHGGCLVGKVVDKNLKVIGIDGVRVVDGSIFKVSPGTNPQATLLMMGRHVGLKLLRERMR from the exons ATGGCggaaataccatatttttttttgCCCCCATTTTTCGTTTTCTTGATGTTCAACACTCTCATTTTCCTCCCCAGATTATACTCTCAACAAA GTCCAGCTTATATGGAGTTCGTGTCAAATGCCACAGAGTTTCCTTCAGAGGATTATTATGATTACATCATTGTCGGAGGTGGCACTGCAGGCTGTCCATTGGCTGCTACCCTATCTGAACATTACCGGGTTCTTGTTCTTGAGAGAGGGGGCGTTCCCCATGGGCAGCCGAATTTAATGACTCAAAACGGATTTCTCCAAACCCTAATGGAAGTTGATGCCTATGATTCCCCTGCTCAAGCCTTTACATCCGAAGACGGAGTCCCCAATGCCCGAGGTCGGGTTCTTGGGGGTAGTAGTGCGATAAATGCTGGTTTCTATAGCAGAGCGGATCAAAATTTTTACCAAAGATCAGGGATTAATTGGAATCTCAGGGTGGTTAATAAGTCATATGACTGGGTTGAGAAGACTATCGTTTTCAGGCCTGAGCTCAAGAGCTGGCAATCTGCGGTTAGAGATGGGATGTTGGAAGCTGGAATTGACCCTTACAATGATTTCCGTTTGGATCATGTTTTGGGAACCAAAATAGGGGGTTCAACATTTGATAGCTTCGGTACAAGACATAGTTCAGCGGATCTCTTGAACCATGCAAACCCATCAAACATTAAGGTGGTGGTGCACGCCAGTGTGGAGAGGGTTCTGCTGGCATCTTCATCCTCGTATTCTAATGCGAAGCAATCAGCTATTGGGGTAGTTTTTCGTGATCAAATGGGCCGGTACCACCATGCCATGGTGGTAAATGGTGGTGAGGTTTTGCTGTGTGCAGGGGCACTAGGCAGTCCTCAACTCCTGCTGCTGAGTGGAGTCGGGCCAAGGCCTTATCTCGCTTCATGGGGAATTCCAATTGCACACCACTCGCCATATGTTGGTCAGTTTTTGTACGATAATCCCAGAAATGGTATCTCTATTGTGCCACCAAACCCACTTGATCATTCTCTTATTCAAGTTGTGGGTGTTACAAGTCTAGGGGCTTATCTAGAGGCAGCCTCAAATATAATCCCTTTTGCATCCCCTGCCCAACCGGTCTTCATAAGAAATCCTGGCACTTCTGTTTATCTCACTGTTGCCACTCTGATGGAAAAAATCATCGGGCCACTGTCTGCTGGTTCCCTAACATTGTCATCCACAGATGTGAGAGTGAATCCTACCGTCCGCTTCAATTACTTCAATGATCCTGGTGACCTTGAGAGGTGTGTGAATGGCACACGAAAAATTGGGGACATTTTGAGAAGCCGAGCTTTGGATGATTTTAAGTTCCACGAATGGTTTGGAACTAGAGAGTTTAGATACGTTGGGCCTGAATTGCCTGTTGATCAGTCAAACGAAGGAGAGATGAGAGAGTTCTGCAGGCGTACGGTGAGCACCATATGGCACTACCATGGTGGATGCCTAGTGGGAAAGGTGGTTGATAAAAATCTCAAAGTGATAGGAATTGATGGTGTcagagttgttgatggttcaatctTTAAAGTGTCACCTGGTACAAATCCTCAGGCTACTCTTCTGATGATGGGAAG GCATGTTGGTCTGAAGTTACTTAGGGAGCGGATGAGATAA
- the LOC142555980 gene encoding LOW QUALITY PROTEIN: DNA-dependent metalloprotease WSS1-like (The sequence of the model RefSeq protein was modified relative to this genomic sequence to represent the inferred CDS: deleted 1 base in 1 codon) has translation MDLNDLNKVWDIKPLKVVREDEAREILEKVAKQVQPIMRKRKWKVRVLSEFWPANPSLLGLNIGGGAEIKLRLRRPNNEWDFFPYAQIVDTMLLELCHNEYGLHNTDFYNLLDEIRKECEELMAKGVTGSGQGFDLPGRERLGGYSLQPPLSLLRDKARAAAETRVQREGLLSRGPKRLGGDSSIKAVLSPIQAAAMAAERRLHDDMWCGSKSVESEGSSKSSEVRVTQGDRSTQTSFVEPISFPGRKDDVMWQCTTCTLLNQTLALTCEACGTPKNKDFGDYKKLKVWPCKFCTLDNSIEADRCMACGEWRYSYGPPILTSGPYLGT, from the exons ATGGACCTCAATGATCTTAACAAAGTTTGGGACATCAAGCCTCTTAAGGTAGTTCGGGAAGATGAAGCCAGGGAAATTCTTGAAAAGGTAGCGAAGCAAGTGCAACCCATCATGCGGAAAAGAAAGTGGAAAGTCAGGGTTCTTTCTGAGTTTTG GCCAGCGAATCCATCTCTTTTGGGGTTGAATATTGGAGGAGGTGCGGAGATTAAGTTGAGACTGCGCAGGCCGAACAATGAGTGGGATTTTTTCCCCTATGCGCAGATTGTCGACACCATGCTTCTTGAGCTCTGTCACAACGAATATGGCCTTCATAATACTGATTTCTACAATCTTTTGGATGAAATTCGAAAG GAATGTGAAGAACTTATGGCCAAAGGCGTTACTGGCAGTGGGCAAGGATTTGATCTTCCGGGGAGA GAAAGATTGGGTGGGTATTCTCTTCAGCCTCCTTTATCTTTGCTCCGTGATAAAGCTCGGGCTGCTGCAGAAACCAGAGTACAGCGTGAAGGTTTATTGTCTCGTGGGCCTAAACGCCTCGGTGGTGATAGCAGCATTAAAGCTGTACTAAGTCCAATCCAAGCAGCAGCAATGGCTGCAGAAAGAAGATTACATGATGATATGTGGTGTGGATCCAAATCAGTTGAGAGTGAGGGGTCCTCGAAAAGCTCGGAAGTTCGTGTTACACAGGGTGATAGATCTACTCAAACTTCATTTGTTGAACCCATATCCTTCCCAGGTAGAAAAGATGATGTGATGTGGCAATGCACAACCTGCACCTTATTAAATCAG ACACTAGCTCTTACATGTGAAGCTTGTGGAACCCCAAAGAACAAAGATTTTGGAGATTACAAGAAGTTAAAAGTCTGGCCGTGCAAATTTTGCACCCTAGATAACAGCATTGAAGCAGATAGATGCATGGCTTGTGGGGAATGGAGATACTCTTACGGCCCTCCGATTTTAACTTCTGGCCCATATCTTGGTACCTGA
- the LOC142555981 gene encoding mitogen-activated protein kinase kinase 4-like, producing the protein MRPLQPPPSANRSNRRILPDLTLPLPQRDFSLAVPLPLPPSSAPSSGSSGGFNYGDLDRISRIGSGAGGTVYKVFHRPTGKLYALKVIYGNHEDSVRRQMLREIEILRDVNNTNVVKCHCMYDQNGEIQVLLEYLDKGSLEGAHIPHEPTLSDLTRQILSGLYYLHRRKIVHRDIKPSNLLMNSRRDVKIADFGVSRVLAQTMDPCNSAVGTIAYMSPERINTDLNHGKYDGYAGDIWSLGVSILEFYLGRFPFAVGRQGDWASLMIAICMSQPPEAPATASKEFKDFIACCLQTDPARRWTAGQLLRHPFIMQYASPGSNGSGSNQVHQSHQLLPPPPPQFSSS; encoded by the coding sequence ATGAGACCCCTTCAACCGCCGCCTTCCGCCAATCGTTCCAACCGCCGAATCCTCCCTGACCTTACCCTCCCTTTGCCCCAACGAGACTTTTCCCTGGCCGTGCCTCTCCCTCTGCCACCCAGCTCCGCCCCTTCCTCTGGCTCCAGTGGTGGCTTCAACTACGGTGATCTGGACCGAATCAGCCGCATCGGCAGCGGTGCGGGAGGAACTGTCTACAAAGTATTCCATCGACCCACCGGCAAATTGTACGCCCTGAAAGTGATATACGGCAACCACGAAGATTCGGTACGGCGTCAGATGCTCCGTGAAATCGAGATCCTACGCGACGTCAACAATACCAACGTCGTCAAATGTCATTGCATGTATGATCAAAATGGCGAAATTCAAGTCCTCCTCGAGTACCTTGACAAGGGTTCTCTGGAAGGTGCACACATCCCCCATGAACCCACTCTATCCGATCTCACTCGCCAGATTCTCTCCGGTTTGTACTATCTCCACAGGCGTAAAATCGTTCATCGAGACATCAAGCCCTCCAATTTACTGATGAACTCCCGCAGAGATGTCAAGATCGCTGACTTTGGCGTGTCTCGAGTTTTAGCTCAAACCATGGATCCCTGCAATTCAGCTGTTGGGACCATAGCTTACATGAGCCCGGAAAGAATCAATACTGATCTTAATCATGGCAAATACGATGGTTATGCAGGGGATATATGGAGCTTAGGTGTCAGCATTCTTGAATTTTACTTGGGAAGATTCCCATTTGCTGTTGGGAGGCAAGGTGATTGGGCTAGCCTTATGATTGCGATTTGTATGTCACAGCCACCAGAGGCACCCGCCACCGCTAGTAAAGAGTTTAAGGACTTTATTGCTTGTTGTCTTCAGACGGATCCCGCTAGGAGATGGACTGCTGGTCAGCTTTTGAGGCATCCTTTCATTATGCAGTATGCCTCTCCGGGGAGCAACGGAAGTGGAAGCAATCAGGTGCATCAGTCTCATCAATTAttacctcctccaccgccacaATTTTCATCTTCTTGA
- the LOC142555987 gene encoding uncharacterized protein LOC142555987, producing the protein MLSVYSPITQSSVSGHNRKMATLQPSLQFPKPCSAFPSSARQNPQPRNLSILRATTEEDPSPDETKPEPGKDDSFENRLYQIRLRNRSGTGKKAELRKSKKGKKSGSGSGAGTSIFLPPVPLKEALSEGLSVEFGFSSFAERIHGRLAILGLCALLSVELATGQGVISYHSPAIIFIQLYFVAAVSALYVKYEKEKISVWP; encoded by the coding sequence ATGTTGTCTGTCTACAGCCCGATTACCCAATCATCAGTTAGTGGCCACAACAGAAAAATGGCGACTCTACAACCGTCTCTCCAATTCCCCAAACCATGCTCAGCATTCCCATCCTCGGCCCGCCAGAACCCACAACCTCGAAATCTCTCTATCCTCCGCGCCACAACCGAAGAAGATCCTTCCCCAGACGAAACCAAACCCGAGCCAGGCAAGGACGACAGCTTCGAAAACCGCCTATACCAGATCCGCCTTCGTAACCGCAGTGGCACGGGCAAGAAAGCCGAGCTTAGGAAAAGCAAAAAAGGGAAGAAAAGTGGGTCCGGGTCAGGAGCTGGGACGAGCATTTTCCTGCCTCCGGTACCACTGAAAGAAGCTTTGTCAGAAGGGTTGAGTGTGGAATTCGGGTTCAGCTCTTTTGCGGAGCGTATCCACGGTCGGCTTGCCATTCTTGGATTATGTGCTCTGTTATCAGTGGAGTTGGCGACTGGACAGGGAGTCATAAGCTATCATTCACCAGCTATTATTTTCATTCAGTTGTATTTCGTGGCTGCGGTTTCTGCTTTGTATGTCAAGTATGAGAAGGAGAAAATCAGTGTGTGGCCATAG
- the LOC142555986 gene encoding O-fucosyltransferase 36-like, with translation MMEREHSDKEEDHENLISQNARSNDAVHSPNHRRSSFQIDDFKDQISSTSRKCHKRYLFAVFLSIMILLLYFTTDLKNLFQTRIPMAKDLSDNPSVNRMRESELRALSLLQQQETELFKTWNRTALMTKLYFDDVKNSGVVNRTSVDDNDKDIVTSSMLEDLKSRVFSQILLNKQIQGILLSSHENGDFVDLTENYTDASFGGWSRCGKVDQRLSERKTIEWKPKSNKYLFAICASGQMSNHLICLEKHMFFAALLNRVLVIPSAKVDYEFHRVLDIEHINKCVGRKVVVTFEELLESKKNSVHIDKFLCYFSLPQPCFVDGDHVKKLKGLGLTFGKIEAVWKEDVKNPKERTVQDVLGKFTSDDDVIAIGDMFFADVERDQVMQSGGPIAHKCKTLLEPHRLILLTAQRFIQTFLGKDFIALHFRRHGFLKFCNAKKPSCFYPVPQAADCINRVVERAGSPVIFLSTDAAGSETGLLQSLIASNGKIVPLVHRPARNFAEKWDALLYRHGLEEDPQVEAMLDKTICALSTVFIGSSGSTFTEDILRLRKDWGSASLCDEYLCQGEHPNFIAEDE, from the exons ATGATGGAACGAGAGCACTCAGATAAAGAGGAGGATCACGAAAACCTAATTTCTCAGAATGCCAGGTCCAACGACGCCGTTCATTCCCCTAACCACCGCCGTTCCTCGTTCCAGATCGACGATTTCAAGGATCAAATCTCGAGCACCTCCCGCAAATGCCATAAGAGGTATCTTTTTGCCGTTTTCTTGTCCATCATGATTTTGCTGCTCTATTTTACAACAGACCTGAAGAACCTTTTCCAAACCCGCATACCGATGGCTAAGGATCTCAGCGACAATCCTTCGGTTAATCGCATGCGCGAGTCCGAATTGCGCGCTCTGTCTTTGCTTCAGCAGCAGGAAACTGAGCTCTTCAAAACGTGGAATCGGACCGCGTTGATGACGAAATTATATTTTGATGATGTGAAGAATAGTGGTGTTGTGAATCGGACTTCTGTCGACGATAATGATAAAGACATTGTGACTTCTTCGATGCTTGAAGATTTGAAATCTCGTGTTTTTAGCCAGATTTTATTGAACAAACAAATTCAAGGGATTCTTTTGTCATCCCATGAAAACGGGGATTTCGTGGATTTAACTGAGAACTACACAGATGCAAGTTTTGGGGGTTGGAGTAGGTGCGGGAAGGTGGATCAGAGGTTATCTGAGAGGAAGACCATTGAGTGGAAGCCAAAATCAAACAAGTATCTTTTTGCAATTTGTGCTTCTGGTCAAATGTCAAATCATTTGATTTGTTTGGAGAAGCATATGTTCTTTGCAGCTTTGCTTAATCGTGTTTTGGTGATCCCTAGTGCAAAGGTTGATTACGAGTTCCACCGGGTACTGGATATTGAGCATATTAACAAATGTGTGGGAAGGAAAGTTGTGGTAACGTTTGAGGAATTGTTGGAGAGTAAGAAGAATTCTGTGCATATCGACAAGTTCTTATGCTATTTCTCATTGCCACAGCCTTGTTTCGTGGATGGTGATCATGTGAAGAAGTTGAAGGGGTTGGGTCTCACATTTGGCAAGATTGAAGCTGTTTGGAAGGAGGATGTGAAGAATCCAAAGGAAAGAACGGTTCAGGATGTCTTAGGTAAGTTTACCTCAGATGATGATGTTATTGCAATTGGAGACATGTTCTTTGCAGATGTTGAGAGGGACCAGGTAATGCAGTCTGGTGGTCCTATTGCCCACAAATGTAAGACGCTGCTTGAGCCACATCGGCTAATTCTGCTCACTGCTCAACGTTTTATTCAGACATTCCTAGGGAAGGACTTCATAGCTCTTCATTTTCGGCGACACGGTTTCTTGAAATTTTG CAACGCCAAGAAACCAAGCTGCTTTTACCCTGTTCCTCAAGCTGCAGATTGCATAAATCGAGTGGTTGAACGGGCTGGCAGTCCTGTGATATTTCTTTCTACAGATGCTGCAGGAAGTGAAACTGGTTTACTGCAGTCTCTCATTGCCTCGAACGGGAAGATTGTGCCACTTGTTCATAGACCCGCtcgtaattttgcggaaaaGTGGGATGCTTTGCTATACAGGCATGGACTTGAGGAAGATCCTCAG GTGGAAGCAATGTTAGACAAGACTATTTGTGCTCTGTCTACCGTGTTTATTGGATCCTCTGGGTCTACATTTACGGAAGATATCTTGCGGCTTCGTAAGGACTGGGGATCAGCATCTTTATGTGATGAATATCTGTGCCAGGGTGAACATCCGAATTTTATTGCAGAAGATGAGTGA
- the LOC142504491 gene encoding glutathione S-transferase T3-like gives MSDDPVIGNDQKGNDFWRRVADYYNDNRPAGSSRRALNVIRSHWHNTVQKKVNRFNANYNSVYNTYRSGHGDEDILRFAYEKYRDENNGVAFNLEHVWRIMKTRPLFTPQSDDHLVGTKKARISESGASNTSSNKDTSIDLDINEEDIRPIDQKAAKRKGKNKAKSSMEDLTTRYDSLFESFTQYTDIKKNESEWKQKELAIEEMKVKAALNKSEAKKSKYLLKEYEILSKDTSQMTPEQLIVHEHLCDQIREKWNM, from the coding sequence ATGAGTGATGACCCAGTCATCGGCAATGATCAGAAGGGAAATGATTTCTGGAGACGTGTTGCGGACTACTACAATGACAATCGTCCCGCTGGTTCATCTCGGAGAGCTTTAAACGTGATTCGATCTCATTGGCACAATACTGTCCAAAAAAAAGTAAATCGCTTCAACGCAAATTATAATAGTGTTTACAATACTTATCGAAGCGGCCATGGTGATGAAGACATATTGCGGTTTGCATATGAAAAATATCGTGATGAAAATAATGGAGTTGCATTTAATCTGGAGCATGTGTGGAGAATCATGAAAACACGTCCACTGTTCACTCCACAGTCCGATGATCACTTGGTTGGTACAAAGAAAGCGAGAATCTCAGAGTCGGGGGCTAGCAACACCTCATCGAACAAAGATACGAGTATTGATTTAGATATAAATGAAGAAGATATTCGTCCAATTGATCAAAAAGCCGCAAAAAGAAAAGGTAAAAACAAAGCAAAATCATCGATGGAGGATTTGACAACCAGATACGACAGTTTGTTCGAAAGTTTTACTCAGTATACAGACATAAAGAAGAACGAATCTGAATGGAAACAAAAAGAACTTGCAATAGAGGAGATGAAAGTAAAAGCGGCTTTGAACAAATCTGAAGCTAAAAAGAGCAAATATTTGCTTAAGGAATACGAAATCCTTTCGAAAGACACTTCACAAATGACGCCGGAGCAGCTTATAGTTCATGAACATCTGTGTGACCAAATTAGAGAGAAATGGAATATGTAA